Proteins encoded within one genomic window of Nitrospirota bacterium:
- a CDS encoding SPASM domain-containing protein, giving the protein MPIQQVKQRLLQVAFLAKMGFRLIIRRQLTVKKLINLFQNMFYGALRIPRTTGYPSLIQVDINNICNLKCTACPTGLREQATQTGQMNISSFKNMIDEVKDHVFLIILYNSGEPFLHPDAFELIQYAVSNGVAVMTSSNGHLINSDEKAERLVKAGLDTLIISVSGTTQDIYSKYHVGGECDTVFSNIKRIVNAKNRLHSGTPRIILRYLVFDHNLKDTSKVKGLAKELGVDQYHLRLACKELKFANDSETSAETGYTVNHDDNGNTKNKNHCYWLWMLPVVNYDGNVIPCCHINLSPPVLGNVFNGSSLSEVWSGKKYSDFRRKILHAKNDINACRNCVSFPGFQDKFNEQQEFVIQLSRSRKREKKNIETAKY; this is encoded by the coding sequence ATGCCAATACAACAGGTAAAACAGAGATTATTACAGGTTGCTTTTCTGGCAAAGATGGGGTTTCGCCTTATTATCAGAAGACAGCTTACTGTAAAAAAGCTAATAAACCTATTCCAAAACATGTTTTACGGTGCACTGCGAATCCCGCGCACTACCGGATACCCATCCCTGATACAGGTGGACATTAATAATATCTGTAATCTGAAATGTACAGCCTGCCCGACAGGTTTAAGGGAACAGGCTACGCAAACAGGTCAGATGAACATATCTTCATTTAAAAATATGATTGATGAGGTAAAGGACCATGTTTTTTTGATTATTCTTTATAATTCCGGTGAACCATTTCTTCATCCGGATGCCTTTGAGCTTATTCAATATGCAGTATCCAACGGAGTAGCTGTAATGACAAGTTCAAACGGGCATCTGATAAATTCTGATGAAAAGGCAGAACGGCTTGTTAAGGCCGGACTTGATACTTTGATTATCTCTGTTTCAGGAACGACTCAGGATATTTATTCAAAGTATCATGTTGGAGGAGAGTGTGACACTGTATTTTCAAATATTAAACGGATTGTTAATGCTAAAAATAGGCTTCACAGCGGAACTCCGAGGATAATTTTAAGGTATCTTGTTTTCGACCACAATTTGAAAGATACGAGTAAAGTTAAGGGGTTGGCTAAGGAGCTGGGCGTTGATCAATACCATTTAAGGTTAGCTTGCAAAGAGCTTAAATTTGCTAACGATTCAGAAACCTCAGCCGAAACAGGTTACACTGTTAATCATGATGATAATGGAAATACAAAAAATAAGAATCACTGTTACTGGCTCTGGATGCTTCCGGTTGTAAACTATGATGGGAATGTGATCCCATGCTGTCACATTAATCTTTCCCCGCCTGTACTTGGGAATGTCTTTAATGGGAGCTCCCTATCCGAAGTTTGGTCAGGTAAAAAATATTCAGATTTCAGAAGGAAGATACTGCATGCGAAGAATGATATTAATGCCTGCAGAAATTGTGTATCTTTCCCGGGCTTTCAGGATAAATTTAATGAACAACAGGAATTTGTTATACAACTTTCCAGATCACGAAAAAGGGAAAAGAAGAATATTGAGACCGCCAAATATTGA